Below is a window of Culturomica massiliensis DNA.
CAAAATTTTCACTGCAACCTTTCAGGGAAAGAATCGGTATAAGTTTTGTATCTTCTCATAACCGAAAGGAGCATTTGATTATGAATACAGACAATTATACGATTAAATCGCAGGAAGCATTGCAGAAAGCAGTGCAGCTTACACAGAGTAAAGGACAACAAGCCATCGAAACCGGGCATTTGCTGCAAGCGGTTATAGATGTCGGAGAGAATGTCACTCATTTTATTTTTAATAAATTGGGGGTGAACAGTAATTCATTACTCGCTGCCCTGGAGCGTATTATAGATACTTATCCGCGGGTATCCGGCGGTAACGTGTATCTTTCTTCCGATACAAATAAAGTATTGGAGAAAGCTACCCGCTATGCTAATGAAATGGGGGATCAGTATATTTCCCTGGAGCATATTTTGTTGGCTTTGTTGAATGGAAAGGATCAGGTAGCCCAGTTGATGAAAGACAGTGGGATGAACGAGAAGGAGACAAAGGCAGCAATTGCCGAATTGCGGAAGGGATCTAAGGTAAACTCGCAATCGGCAGAGTCGACTTATGATTCTTTAGGACGTTTTGCTATAAATCTGAACGAGCGTGCCCGCAATGGGAAGTTGGACCCGGTAATCGGACGTGACGATGAAATCCGCCGGGTGCTTCAGATTTTGTCGCGCCGTACGAAAAACAATCCGATATTGATAGGAGAACCCGGGGTTGGTAAAACGGCTATTGCCGAGGGGTTGGCACAGCGTATTGTGAACGGGGATGTACCTTCCAATCTGACGTCCAAACAGATTTACTCGTTGGATATGGGAGCTTTGATTGCAGGAGCCAAATACAAGGGTGAATTTGAAGAAAGGTTGAAGGCTGTTGTCAATGAAGTTATCTCATCTGAAGGAGAAATCATTTTGTTTATCGATGAAATACATACCTTGGTCGGTGCCGGAAAATCCGATGGGGCCATGGATGCTGCCAATATTCTGAAACCGGCTTTGGCAAGAGGTGATTTGCGGGCTATCGGGGCGACAACCTTGAATGAATATCAGAAATATTTCGAGCAGGATAAAGCTTTGGAGCGTCGTTTTCAGAAGGTGATGATAGATGAGCCGGATGTGATGAGTGCAATCAGTATCATGCGGGGATTGAAGGAGAGGTATGAAAATCATCATAAAGTGAGGATTACGGACGATGCTATTATTGCTTCCGTTGAATTATCTCACCGGTATATTTCCGATCGTTTTTTGCCGGATAAGGCTATCGATCTGGTGGATGAGGCGGCTGCCCGTTTGCGTCTGGAAATGAATTCCGTTCCGGAAGAGATCGATGAACTGGACCGGAAGATTCAGCAATTGCAGATCGAGAAAGAGGCATTGAAACGGGAAGGTACAAGCAAGAAGCTGGATGATATTAAAAAGGAATTGGCCGATCTGAACGAAGAGCGCACCAAGTTGCGGGCACAGTGGGAATCCGAACGTTCTTTGATCGATGAGATTCAAAAAAACAAGGATGCGATAGAACAATATAAGTTTGAGGCTAACCGGGCCGAACGGGATGGTGATTATGGGAAAGTGGCCGAGTTGCGTTATGGCAAGATCAAGGAAGCGGAGCAGCATATCGAAGATGTGAAAGCCAGGTTGGCCGGTATGAAGAACGGAGAATCTTTGATCCGGGAAGAAGTGACGGCTGATGATATTGCTGCTGTCGTGTCCAGATGGACCGGTATTCCTGTCAATCGGATGATGCAAAGTGAAAGACAGAAGTTGCTTTCTTTGGAACATGAACTGCATAAGCGGGTTGTCGGACAGGATGTGGCGATTGCTGCGCTGGCCGATGCTGTGCGGCGTAACCGGGCCGGCTTACAGGATGCGAAGCGGCCGATCGGTTCATTTATCTTTTTAGGTACGACCGGAGTCGGTAAAACGGAGTTAGCGAAAGCATTGGCTGAGTTTCTGTTCGATGATGAAACTCAGATGACGCGTATCGATATGTCGGAGTACCAGGAACGTCATTCCGTTTCCCGTTTGATAGGAGCGCCTCCCGGATATGTCGGTTATGATGAAGGCGGTCAGTTAACAGAGGCTGTCAGACGTAAACCTTATTCGGTTATCTTATTGGATGAGATCGAAAAAGCACATCCAGATGTGTTCAATATTTTGTTACAGGTATTGGATGACGGTCGTCTGACGGATAATAAAGGGCGGGTCGTGGATTTTAAAAACACGATTATCATTATGACTTCAAATATCGGAGCTCATATTATTCAGGAAAAATTGAAAGATCTGAATGATAAAAACCGGGATGAGGTACTGGAAAAAACAAATGCGGAAGTATATGAGTTGTTGAAACAGACCATTCGCCCGGAATTCCTGAATCGTATCGATGAGGTGATTATGTTTACGCCTTTGCAGAAAAATGAAATCGTCGATATTGTTCGCTTGCAGATTCAGGGTGTCAATAAAATGCTGGCGAATAATGGTATCCTGTTGGAGATTACGGATAAGGCTGTGGAATGGATTGCAGAAGAGGGATACGATCCGCAGTTCGGAGCCCGTCCGGTAAAGCGGATTATACAGCGTACTTTGTTGAATGATTTGTCAAAACAGATCTTGGCTGAACAAGTTTCTAAGGATAATCATATTTTGGTAGACGTAAAAGATAATCAGATCGTTTTCAGTAATAAGTAATATATACGGGACAGTTAGAAAAGCTCTGCAATAAAATGCAGGGCTTTTTTATTTTTTGTCTGTTAAGTACTAAAATAATCCTATCTTTGAACATTTTAAATTTCAGTTATAAAATTTTATGAATCAACGTAAGGCCTATCTTTATGCGGGTGTTGCAATTTTGTGCTGGGCAACGGTTGCAACGGCTTTTAAAATAGCTCTTTCTACTATGTCGAATATAGATTTGTTGTTTATTTCTACTTTTTCGGCATTGATTGT
It encodes the following:
- the clpB gene encoding ATP-dependent chaperone ClpB, with the protein product MNTDNYTIKSQEALQKAVQLTQSKGQQAIETGHLLQAVIDVGENVTHFIFNKLGVNSNSLLAALERIIDTYPRVSGGNVYLSSDTNKVLEKATRYANEMGDQYISLEHILLALLNGKDQVAQLMKDSGMNEKETKAAIAELRKGSKVNSQSAESTYDSLGRFAINLNERARNGKLDPVIGRDDEIRRVLQILSRRTKNNPILIGEPGVGKTAIAEGLAQRIVNGDVPSNLTSKQIYSLDMGALIAGAKYKGEFEERLKAVVNEVISSEGEIILFIDEIHTLVGAGKSDGAMDAANILKPALARGDLRAIGATTLNEYQKYFEQDKALERRFQKVMIDEPDVMSAISIMRGLKERYENHHKVRITDDAIIASVELSHRYISDRFLPDKAIDLVDEAAARLRLEMNSVPEEIDELDRKIQQLQIEKEALKREGTSKKLDDIKKELADLNEERTKLRAQWESERSLIDEIQKNKDAIEQYKFEANRAERDGDYGKVAELRYGKIKEAEQHIEDVKARLAGMKNGESLIREEVTADDIAAVVSRWTGIPVNRMMQSERQKLLSLEHELHKRVVGQDVAIAALADAVRRNRAGLQDAKRPIGSFIFLGTTGVGKTELAKALAEFLFDDETQMTRIDMSEYQERHSVSRLIGAPPGYVGYDEGGQLTEAVRRKPYSVILLDEIEKAHPDVFNILLQVLDDGRLTDNKGRVVDFKNTIIIMTSNIGAHIIQEKLKDLNDKNRDEVLEKTNAEVYELLKQTIRPEFLNRIDEVIMFTPLQKNEIVDIVRLQIQGVNKMLANNGILLEITDKAVEWIAEEGYDPQFGARPVKRIIQRTLLNDLSKQILAEQVSKDNHILVDVKDNQIVFSNK